In Gimesia panareensis, the genomic window AGATCATCCGTCAGTTCCAGACCGATCAAAGCGACATCAAACAGCTGCTTCTGATTCAGCGCCGACAGTTTGAACGACCGCAACGATTCCAGCCGTTTCTCAGTCGAGTCGGGTTTCACCTGTTGTGCAACCGCAGCCGGCACTACACAGAGCAGGAACAGACTCAACAATACTCCTGGAAAAGAGGTTTTGGCTGTTTTCATTATCGAGCCCTGTGTTGTGTACGGATTCAAAAAACATTGCAGTGAGACAGATAATCTATCGTACACCAACTGAACCCGAGATGCTACAGGATCCTGCAGAAACCGGTATCGGCTTGAGACACAGCAGCGAGACTGAGGTCTACTCCACCACCTCACCCAGTTCGCGGAGATGCTCGAAGGTAAACAGCCCCGTATTGTGCCCGTCGCTGAAGGTGATGCGGTAAGCATAATTGCCGGCCAGCACCATGCGGTCGATTTTGACCGGCGCCAGTTCATTCGGTGCGAGAATGGTCAGTTTCTCCGGCTCTGCTGCAGCCGCTTTCCGTTCATTGCGGCACATCACACAGGGACAGGCCTTACGCAGCTCAGAGACAGCGTAGCGTTTGCGCTGCCCGTCGCTCCAGCTGATCAGCAGCGACTGATCATCGAGACGTTTCAGTTCGGTGGGGGTCAGTTCCATAGGATGTTGATTTCTTTGACGTACTGAGCGGGACGATATAATATTTCATCCCGTTGATCTGTTTCTCTTTCCACTGTTCGGGAACCGTACGTGGCCCGGGAATGAGTCTTGCCGGTTCCTGAGACCAGACCTGGGACCGTGCCGGTACAATGGTCGTCTGTTGACTTTTTTCCAGTTGTGCAACCCGTTTTTCCAGCTGTTCAATCCGCTTCAGCAGTGCGGTCTCGTTTGCCTGAGACGACTCATCCTGAGGAGCGCTGCGCAGACTTTCCGCAAACAGACAGATCATAACAAACATCACCAGTAGTGGAAGTGACCAGCGTTTCATCACATCAACTCCTTTTCAGAGTAGGGAATGCATTTTAGCGGGCTGACTGTCGTGACCGCCTCTGTCTGGAAACGAGACGAGATACAGGCGACAAAAGTTCCGCGGATTCTCTCGAAACCGGCCTTTTGCCGCAAGAGCATTCCAGAACACGACAGTCAGAGATGAATCAGGCGAGAAATGGCAACCAGTTAACTCAACAACGGTCGTGCCACGTTCCCATGCACGTCAGTCAGGCGATAGTCGCGGCCCTGGAATCGGAAGGTCAGCTTTTTGTGATCGATGCCCAGACAGTGCAGGATCGTGGCATTCAGATCGTGCACCGGCAGCGGGTTCTCGGTAATGTTATAGCTGAAATCGTCAGTCTCGCCGTAAGTGATACCCGGCTTCATCCCGCCTCCCGCTGCCCAGACGGTGAAACACCGCGGGTGATGATCGCGGCCGTAATTCGTCGCGGTCAGCGTGCCCTGGCAGTAGACCGTGCGACCGAATTCGCCCGCCCAGACAACCAGGGTGTCATCCAGCATGCCCCGCTGTTTCAGATCGAGGATCAGCGCTGCGGTCGCCTGGTCGGTCTCTCCGGTCAGCTGTTTGATCTTACTCGGCAGGTTGAGATGATGATCCCAGCCCCGGTGATACAGTTGAATAAACCGCACGCCCCGTTCGGCCAGCCGTCGGGCCAGCAGACAGTTCGCCGCGTAGGTTCCCGGCTGTTTCGCCTGCTCGCCATACAGTTGGAAGGTCTCCGCGGATTCCTGTGACAGGTCGGCCAGTTCGGGAACGGAGGTCTGCATCCGAAATGCGAGTTCGTACTGCGCGATGCGGGTCGCGATTTCCGGGTCCCCTTTTTCATCCAGCGAAATGCGATTCAATGCGCCCAGCTCATCCAGCATCTCCCGCCGGGTTGCTTTATCGATGCCGGGCGGATTCGAAAGAAACAGCACCGGATCACTTGAGCGACGGAACTTCACCCCCTGATGTTTCGTAGGCAGGAAGCCGCTCCCCCACAGGCGGTCGTACAACGGTTGCCCGCCCGCTCCCGAAGTCAGTGCGACAAAGGTCGGCAGATCCCGGTTTTCACTCCCCAGTCCATAAGAAATCCAGGAGCCCATACTGGGGCGGCCCGCCTGAATACTGCCGGTCTGCAGGAAGGTGATCGCGGGGTCGTGGTTGATCGCTTCGGTGAACAGCGATCTGACGACGCACATCTCATCAGCGATCTTGGCAGTGTGCGGCAAGAGTTCGCTCAGCCAGGTGCCGCTCTCGCCGTGCTGTGCGAACTGGAACATGGAAGCGGCAATCGGGAAGCTCTTCTGTCCCGAGGTCATCCCCGTCAGTCGCTGTCCCCGGCGGATCGAGTCGGGCAGTTCGGTCTTGTGAAAATGCTTCAGCCCCGGTTTATAGTCGAACAGATCGAGCTGCGACGGGGCTCCCGACTGGCTCAGGTAGATCACCCGTTTCGCCCGGGCCGGGAAGTGCAGACCGCCGGTCTGAGCCGACTGCGATTGGGCCGCTTTGGGTTCCGCCGCCTGCGACTCCTGCAGCAGTGTCGCCAGTGCCGCGAGCCCCACGCCGGCCGTATTCTGTCGCAGAAACGACCGCCGATTAACCTGCATTGTCAGATTGTCTGTCATGTTCTGCATCGGTTATTCCCTGTTGATGGTTTCGTCCAGGTTCAGGATCAGACTGGCGATCACGGTATAAGCGGCATGCTCCGCCGGGTCATAGCGTTTCGCGGGTCTCGACTCTCCGACATCGAGATACTGGCGTGCCGCCTCGGGCTGATGTTCAAAACGGGCGCGGTAACGCTCCCAGCCCTTGAGGAAAATCTCCCGCTCACGTTCGCTCGGTTCACGGGCGAGGACAACCCGCATCGCGAAGCGGATCCGTTCGGCCGGT contains:
- a CDS encoding DUF971 domain-containing protein, which translates into the protein MELTPTELKRLDDQSLLISWSDGQRKRYAVSELRKACPCVMCRNERKAAAAEPEKLTILAPNELAPVKIDRMVLAGNYAYRITFSDGHNTGLFTFEHLRELGEVVE
- a CDS encoding DUF1501 domain-containing protein; the encoded protein is MQNMTDNLTMQVNRRSFLRQNTAGVGLAALATLLQESQAAEPKAAQSQSAQTGGLHFPARAKRVIYLSQSGAPSQLDLFDYKPGLKHFHKTELPDSIRRGQRLTGMTSGQKSFPIAASMFQFAQHGESGTWLSELLPHTAKIADEMCVVRSLFTEAINHDPAITFLQTGSIQAGRPSMGSWISYGLGSENRDLPTFVALTSGAGGQPLYDRLWGSGFLPTKHQGVKFRRSSDPVLFLSNPPGIDKATRREMLDELGALNRISLDEKGDPEIATRIAQYELAFRMQTSVPELADLSQESAETFQLYGEQAKQPGTYAANCLLARRLAERGVRFIQLYHRGWDHHLNLPSKIKQLTGETDQATAALILDLKQRGMLDDTLVVWAGEFGRTVYCQGTLTATNYGRDHHPRCFTVWAAGGGMKPGITYGETDDFSYNITENPLPVHDLNATILHCLGIDHKKLTFRFQGRDYRLTDVHGNVARPLLS